A single genomic interval of Stenotrophomonas sp. ZAC14D1_NAIMI4_1 harbors:
- the cydX gene encoding cytochrome bd-I oxidase subunit CydX has translation MWYFAWILGTGLASTVAILNGMWFESRERNRLEKENSR, from the coding sequence ATGTGGTATTTCGCCTGGATCCTCGGCACTGGCCTGGCCTCCACCGTGGCCATCCTCAACGGCATGTGGTTCGAATCGCGCGAGCGGAACCGCCTTGAGAAAGAAAACAGTCGCTGA
- a CDS encoding Imm52 family immunity protein codes for MSLKDSEAILMKMARNIEGLRTRFGDYEELGASIILSNVDNNRDWRKPGVVVLSLNPRNGSSYFRISGIEPFGEAVSSIMLNAMICLVKEMKPAFACTDVKAETPDKGLVAYQFDRRLYQHREFFGWMGFVPAQITHAQMRDANAVHPIDGLGTVIVSVPGVFDPTDDVQVDKVHRVEMDLASYDLLPVTDPHLKG; via the coding sequence GTGTCGCTGAAGGATTCAGAGGCGATCCTGATGAAAATGGCGAGAAATATTGAAGGCCTTCGCACTCGATTTGGTGATTATGAAGAGCTCGGTGCCTCCATCATTCTGAGTAACGTTGACAACAATCGGGACTGGCGCAAGCCTGGGGTTGTAGTTCTTTCGTTGAATCCGAGAAACGGCTCTAGCTACTTTAGGATAAGTGGGATTGAGCCTTTCGGAGAAGCCGTCTCGTCGATCATGCTCAACGCGATGATTTGCTTGGTAAAGGAGATGAAGCCTGCGTTCGCCTGCACGGACGTCAAAGCCGAAACTCCCGATAAGGGCCTTGTGGCCTATCAATTTGACCGGCGCCTGTATCAACACCGGGAATTCTTCGGTTGGATGGGCTTCGTGCCCGCGCAGATCACCCACGCGCAGATGCGCGACGCGAATGCCGTCCACCCGATTGATGGCCTGGGAACGGTGATCGTCTCGGTGCCGGGCGTGTTCGACCCCACCGACGACGTGCAGGTGGACAAGGTGCACCGCGTCGAAATGGATCTGGCCAGCTACGATCTGTTGCCGGTGACCGATCCTCACCTAAAGGGCTGA
- a CDS encoding Tox-REase-5 domain-containing protein — protein MDEDGNPVDPYGGPTTGDVADGIRDVVGDIQQRVRGKAKPDARAEPTAKAREVDCSQMPDETACNECLLKEGVIGPPITPRFVTQDNLINYEYQLYIANLRSAPLRFGFMVADKADPDRRLFSVDTLFDYLERDGFSRTVQEWHFNACEFDGFWLKDCTVVEAKGRYEQFLDEKGRPKYNFVEDGVFVPFRDEMMRQRAAIAIAGPQAKLLWCFMQARTMQAAIALGRVDPVICRYEPFSGGGL, from the coding sequence GTGGATGAAGACGGCAATCCGGTGGATCCCTACGGCGGGCCGACCACCGGTGACGTGGCCGACGGCATCCGCGATGTGGTGGGCGATATCCAGCAGCGGGTGCGCGGCAAAGCCAAGCCGGATGCGCGCGCTGAGCCGACGGCCAAGGCGCGGGAGGTGGACTGCTCGCAGATGCCCGACGAGACCGCGTGCAACGAGTGCCTGCTGAAGGAGGGGGTCATTGGCCCGCCGATCACCCCGCGCTTCGTTACCCAGGACAATCTGATCAACTACGAGTACCAGCTATACATTGCCAACCTGCGCTCGGCGCCGCTGCGATTTGGATTCATGGTGGCGGACAAGGCCGATCCAGATCGGCGGTTGTTCTCGGTGGATACACTGTTTGACTACCTTGAGCGCGATGGGTTCTCCCGTACCGTGCAGGAGTGGCACTTCAACGCCTGTGAGTTTGATGGCTTCTGGTTGAAGGACTGCACGGTGGTGGAGGCGAAGGGGAGGTATGAGCAGTTTCTGGATGAGAAAGGGAGGCCAAAGTACAACTTTGTGGAGGATGGTGTTTTTGTTCCCTTTAGGGACGAGATGATGAGACAGCGCGCTGCAATTGCTATTGCCGGTCCGCAAGCGAAGCTCTTGTGGTGTTTTATGCAGGCACGGACGATGCAAGCTGCCATCGCTCTTGGCCGTGTCGACCCCGTGATCTGCAGATACGAGCCCTTCTCGGGAGGAGGTCTATGA
- a CDS encoding MFS transporter: MTSPTSPSPSLLHGRLLAFVAILLAAVNLRTAVTSITPLLDVLGQQFGFGTTMTGVLGMLPTASFALFGVTTPAVARRLGLERTTLLAMTLAMAGLLLRSSAGNVGTLLLGSVIALAGMGIGNVVVPPLVKRYFANKVGTMSTLYISVLQLGTMTPALLAVPVANAAGWRVSLGMWALLALAAALPWLLLAKRAPRPVQDSSDPSAQPHGKVWRTSLGWSMTLMFGMTSLMTYSMFTWLPRIVVEAGATPAFGGVMVAVFSALGLLPSLVIPSLAVRLPNPFPLVLIGFFAFVIAFTGLLLAPLKAPLLWAALLGVGPSTFPLALTLINLRTRTPTGSAALSGFMQGVGYSFSCLGPFLVGWLHTVSNGWGLPFGFLFGCAALMLGASWVACKPRKLEDLW, translated from the coding sequence ATGACGTCCCCCACTTCGCCCTCACCCTCGCTGCTGCATGGCCGCCTGCTGGCCTTCGTTGCCATCCTGCTGGCGGCGGTCAACCTGCGTACGGCGGTCACCTCCATCACCCCGCTGCTGGACGTGCTGGGCCAGCAGTTCGGCTTCGGCACCACCATGACCGGCGTGCTGGGCATGCTGCCGACGGCCTCGTTCGCACTGTTCGGCGTGACGACCCCGGCCGTGGCCCGGCGCCTGGGCCTGGAGCGCACCACGCTGCTGGCGATGACCCTGGCCATGGCCGGCCTGCTGCTGCGCTCCAGTGCCGGCAACGTCGGCACCCTGCTGCTCGGTTCGGTGATCGCGCTGGCCGGCATGGGCATCGGCAACGTGGTGGTGCCGCCGCTGGTGAAGCGCTACTTCGCCAACAAGGTGGGCACGATGAGCACGCTGTACATCAGCGTGCTGCAGCTGGGCACGATGACCCCGGCGCTGCTGGCGGTGCCGGTGGCCAATGCCGCTGGCTGGCGCGTGTCGCTGGGCATGTGGGCACTGCTGGCCCTGGCCGCCGCCCTGCCCTGGCTGCTGCTGGCCAAGCGTGCGCCCAGGCCGGTGCAGGACAGCAGCGACCCCAGCGCGCAGCCGCACGGCAAGGTCTGGCGCACGTCGCTGGGCTGGAGCATGACGCTGATGTTCGGCATGACCTCGCTGATGACCTATTCGATGTTCACCTGGCTGCCGCGCATCGTGGTCGAGGCCGGCGCCACGCCGGCGTTCGGTGGCGTGATGGTGGCGGTGTTCTCGGCGCTGGGCCTGCTGCCGTCACTGGTCATCCCCTCGCTGGCGGTGCGCCTGCCGAACCCGTTCCCTCTGGTGCTGATCGGCTTCTTCGCGTTCGTCATCGCCTTCACCGGCCTGCTGCTGGCACCGCTGAAGGCGCCGCTGCTGTGGGCGGCGCTGCTGGGCGTGGGCCCGTCCACCTTCCCGCTGGCGCTGACCCTGATCAACCTGCGCACGCGTACGCCTACCGGGTCGGCGGCGCTGTCCGGCTTCATGCAGGGCGTGGGTTACAGCTTCAGCTGCCTGGGGCCGTTCCTGGTGGGCTGGCTGCATACGGTCAGCAATGGCTGGGGGCTGCCGTTCGGCTTCCTGTTCGGCTGCGCGGCGCTGATGCTGGGCGCGTCGTGGGTGGCGTGCAAGCCGCGCAAGCTGGAAGACCTCTGGTAA
- the pgaA gene encoding poly-beta-1,6 N-acetyl-D-glucosamine export porin PgaA yields MIVHRPLALCVGLACAALAFGAHAASPPPAASRADRLAEIGHYRDQARWVDALAAIERSQLQEPNDPLLYKLQVLTLGDIGNADRAWRLYQARPDLFDADQKARLEANYIAKRVNWSLAYGQSEDSRLDEAEASLAEMEQYVQRDGTPLAQAPLRIRMDRLILLNRLSRHAQVRDEARALQQEGHALPDYVLPAVGDSMMATQHPDEAIPLLEAAVKNDPSRFESRSELAYAYLETEQAEKAIGYLDAWQKDEPAWRWGGGKSPYANWARYEADLNLSMIRAYSGDLPTAQRELEALVDVGPGNGGLQTALGSVYQMRGWPRRALERHQMAYTLDPRDVSPRIGMYESYVQLQRDDLARPLHDDLLERYPNQPSVQRMDRDWRAHRGWQLQATVEGGRSSGGGGSSPLGNDDLHYGTEVASPILDDRWRLFAFADRRSVTFQDQKINPLWMGAGARYRFGRVDAEAAVLRPNDSIGDTGLRGGFGWQFNDQWHAGVTAARNDPEASMQARVSGITADSVAVAVDYTRNERTHWSLGGSQFRYDDGNRRETLNTAIEQRLLTRPRVVVDGLGSLYTSRGSLDDAPYFNPSRDRSVEIGLRIDQQLWRHYERHFRHRLTVSLGDYWQEGFGSSLIPTVAYRHEWQFGQGRILEYGVSWSRPVYDGQRERHIGFDAALRWGE; encoded by the coding sequence ATGATTGTCCACCGTCCGCTGGCGCTCTGCGTCGGCCTGGCCTGCGCCGCGCTGGCGTTCGGGGCCCATGCCGCTTCGCCGCCACCCGCCGCCAGCCGTGCTGACCGGCTGGCTGAAATCGGCCACTACCGTGACCAGGCCCGCTGGGTCGATGCCCTGGCCGCCATCGAGCGCTCGCAGCTGCAGGAGCCCAACGATCCGCTGCTGTACAAGCTGCAGGTGCTGACCCTGGGCGATATCGGCAACGCCGACCGCGCCTGGCGCCTGTACCAGGCGCGGCCCGACCTGTTCGATGCCGACCAGAAGGCACGACTGGAAGCGAACTACATCGCCAAGCGGGTGAACTGGAGCCTGGCCTACGGCCAGAGCGAGGACAGCCGCCTGGACGAAGCCGAAGCATCGCTGGCGGAAATGGAGCAGTACGTGCAGCGCGACGGCACGCCGCTGGCGCAGGCGCCCCTGCGCATCCGCATGGACCGCCTGATCCTGCTCAACCGCCTGTCACGCCATGCCCAGGTGCGCGACGAAGCGCGCGCCCTGCAGCAGGAAGGCCATGCCCTGCCCGACTACGTGCTGCCGGCAGTGGGCGATTCGATGATGGCCACCCAGCACCCGGACGAGGCGATTCCGCTGCTGGAAGCGGCAGTGAAGAACGATCCTTCGCGCTTCGAGTCCCGTTCCGAGCTGGCCTACGCCTATCTCGAGACCGAGCAGGCCGAGAAGGCCATCGGCTACCTGGACGCCTGGCAGAAGGATGAGCCGGCATGGCGCTGGGGCGGCGGCAAGAGCCCCTATGCCAACTGGGCGCGCTACGAGGCCGACCTCAACCTCTCGATGATCCGCGCCTACAGCGGCGATCTGCCCACCGCACAGCGCGAGCTGGAAGCCCTGGTCGATGTCGGGCCCGGCAACGGTGGCCTGCAGACCGCACTGGGCAGCGTCTACCAGATGCGCGGCTGGCCGCGACGGGCGCTGGAGCGCCACCAGATGGCCTACACCCTCGACCCGCGCGACGTGTCGCCGCGGATCGGCATGTACGAATCCTACGTGCAGCTGCAGCGCGACGACCTCGCCCGGCCGCTGCATGACGATCTGCTCGAGCGTTACCCCAACCAGCCCTCGGTGCAGCGCATGGACCGCGACTGGCGCGCGCACCGCGGCTGGCAGCTGCAGGCCACGGTGGAAGGCGGCCGCAGTTCCGGCGGCGGCGGCAGTTCACCGCTGGGCAACGACGACCTGCATTACGGCACCGAAGTAGCCTCGCCGATCCTCGATGACCGCTGGCGCCTGTTCGCCTTCGCCGACCGTCGTTCGGTGACCTTCCAGGACCAGAAGATCAACCCGCTGTGGATGGGCGCGGGCGCACGCTACCGCTTCGGCCGCGTCGATGCCGAGGCCGCCGTGCTGCGCCCCAACGACAGCATCGGCGACACAGGCCTGCGCGGCGGCTTCGGCTGGCAGTTCAACGACCAGTGGCACGCCGGCGTGACCGCCGCGCGCAACGATCCGGAAGCCTCGATGCAGGCGCGCGTGTCGGGCATCACCGCCGACAGCGTGGCGGTGGCGGTTGACTACACCCGCAACGAGCGCACGCACTGGAGCCTGGGTGGCAGCCAGTTCCGCTACGACGACGGCAACCGCCGCGAGACCCTGAACACCGCCATCGAGCAGCGCCTGCTGACCCGCCCGCGCGTGGTGGTCGATGGCCTCGGCAGCCTCTACACCAGCCGCGGCTCGCTTGACGATGCGCCCTACTTCAATCCCTCGCGCGACCGCTCGGTGGAAATCGGCCTGCGCATCGACCAGCAGCTGTGGCGCCACTACGAGCGCCACTTCCGGCACCGCCTGACGGTGTCGCTGGGCGACTACTGGCAGGAAGGGTTCGGCAGTTCGCTCATCCCCACGGTGGCCTATCGCCACGAGTGGCAGTTCGGCCAGGGCAGGATCCTGGAGTACGGCGTGAGCTGGTCGCGGCCGGTCTACGACGGCCAACGTGAACGTCACATCGGCTTCGATGCCGCGCTGCGCTGGGGAGAGTGA
- the pgaB gene encoding poly-beta-1,6-N-acetyl-D-glucosamine N-deacetylase PgaB codes for MERMLRNLMTVLLLGLVLLALPAAAQERDLDSADNGLLVLSYHDIRDDVREKGDADAYAVSTQNFAAHLDWLSAHGYHPISLSQLIKASRGEAQLPPRPVLLTFDDGLRSVYSRVYPLLRAYNYPALVAVITDYVDMAPGRTIDYGYRPFGHDDFLTWDQLREMQASGLIELASHTDNQHHGVQSNPQGNQTPAVITRTYDPQTQRYETTQQYEKRLRDDLALSVKRIQKELGVTPKAIVWPYAAYNQLSNDIAEQLGMPVSFDLEGRSTPVTSDLHGLARLLVTNNPNVSSLAFELRRNVSLDGTRALQIDLDAVYDPDPAQLARNLDKLIDRVKTVGPTHVYLQAFADPDGNNTADALYFPNRHMPMRADLFNRVAWQLKTRAGVKVYAWLPVLGYELPDAAQRTALGIASPERDGMYRLDFTKPQARQIIKDIYEDLAINSYFEGLLFHDDAYVRDTELAQLPQEGTDGGRTQALIDFTLELRDTAQRWRPKLGTVRNLYAQPVLEPQSASWFAQRLDLFNHAYDRTALMAMPWMEGSKHPERWLDRLVTAVRAHDPELKHTLFELQTVDWRTQTPISGQRLRAQVRRLQAQGVRHFAWYPDDFIADKPSTTDARAAMSARNFPYPEK; via the coding sequence ATGGAACGGATGCTTCGAAACCTGATGACCGTGCTGCTGCTGGGGCTGGTGCTGCTGGCCCTGCCGGCCGCTGCCCAGGAGCGCGACCTGGATTCGGCCGACAACGGCCTGCTGGTGCTGAGCTACCACGACATCCGCGACGATGTGCGTGAGAAGGGCGATGCCGATGCCTACGCGGTCAGCACGCAGAACTTCGCTGCGCACCTGGACTGGCTCAGCGCGCACGGCTACCACCCGATCTCGCTGTCGCAGCTGATCAAGGCCTCGCGCGGGGAAGCCCAGCTGCCGCCGCGGCCGGTCCTGCTGACCTTCGATGATGGCCTGCGCAGCGTCTACAGCCGCGTCTACCCGCTGCTGCGCGCCTACAACTACCCCGCGCTGGTGGCGGTGATCACCGATTACGTCGACATGGCCCCGGGCCGCACCATCGACTACGGCTACCGCCCGTTCGGCCACGATGATTTCCTGACCTGGGACCAGCTGCGGGAAATGCAGGCCAGTGGCCTGATCGAACTGGCCAGCCATACCGACAACCAGCACCACGGCGTGCAGTCCAACCCGCAGGGCAACCAGACCCCGGCGGTGATCACCCGCACCTACGACCCGCAGACGCAGCGCTACGAGACCACACAGCAGTACGAGAAGCGCCTGCGCGACGATCTCGCGCTGAGCGTCAAGCGCATCCAGAAGGAACTGGGCGTCACCCCGAAGGCGATCGTGTGGCCGTATGCGGCCTACAACCAGCTGAGCAACGACATCGCCGAACAACTGGGCATGCCGGTGTCGTTCGACCTGGAAGGCCGCAGCACGCCGGTCACTTCCGACCTGCATGGCCTGGCCCGCCTGCTGGTGACCAACAACCCGAACGTCAGCTCGCTCGCCTTCGAACTGCGCCGCAATGTCAGCCTCGATGGCACCCGTGCGCTGCAGATCGACCTGGATGCGGTGTACGACCCGGACCCGGCACAGCTGGCACGCAACCTCGACAAGCTGATCGACCGCGTCAAGACGGTGGGCCCGACCCACGTCTACCTGCAGGCCTTCGCCGATCCCGATGGCAACAACACCGCAGACGCGCTGTACTTCCCCAACCGCCACATGCCGATGCGCGCGGACCTGTTCAACCGCGTGGCGTGGCAGCTGAAGACCCGCGCCGGGGTGAAGGTCTACGCCTGGCTGCCGGTGCTGGGCTACGAGCTGCCCGATGCGGCGCAGCGCACCGCGCTGGGCATCGCCAGCCCGGAACGCGACGGCATGTACCGCCTGGACTTCACCAAGCCGCAGGCGCGGCAGATCATCAAGGACATCTACGAAGACCTGGCGATCAACTCGTACTTCGAAGGCCTGCTGTTCCATGACGATGCCTATGTGCGCGACACCGAACTGGCGCAGCTGCCGCAGGAAGGCACCGATGGCGGCCGCACCCAGGCGCTGATCGACTTCACCCTGGAGCTGCGCGATACCGCCCAGCGCTGGCGGCCGAAGCTGGGCACGGTGCGCAACCTGTACGCGCAGCCGGTACTGGAACCGCAGAGCGCCAGCTGGTTCGCCCAGCGCCTGGACCTGTTCAACCACGCCTATGACCGCACCGCGCTGATGGCGATGCCGTGGATGGAAGGCAGCAAGCACCCCGAGCGCTGGCTGGACCGCCTGGTCACCGCCGTGCGCGCGCACGACCCCGAGCTGAAGCACACGCTGTTCGAGCTGCAGACCGTGGACTGGCGCACGCAGACGCCGATCAGCGGCCAGCGCCTGCGCGCGCAGGTACGCCGCCTGCAGGCGCAGGGCGTGCGCCATTTCGCGTGGTACCCGGACGATTTCATCGCCGACAAGCCGTCGACCACGGACGCGCGCGCCGCGATGTCCGCGCGCAACTTCCCGTACCCGGAGAAGTGA
- the pgaC gene encoding poly-beta-1,6-N-acetyl-D-glucosamine synthase, with translation MDMSPWLYALFQFAFFYPMVMAFFWMSGGLYYFFRRERKSRPRNDPPPMDSYPFATLLIPCHNESDNLDDTIGAALAQRYPDFEVIAINDGSSDDTGARLDALAALHPRLRVVHLDRNLGKANALRMGALASRSEYLVCIDGDAMLEEYAMHWMVWHLTSGPRVGAVTGNPRIRNRSTLLGRLQVAEFSSIIGMIKRAQRVYGRIFTVSGVIAAFRRTALHRIGYWADDMVTEDIDISWRLQLDHWDIRYEPNALCFILMPETLKGLWRQRLRWAQGGVEVLLRHGTSLFSWRKRRMWGVLLEYILSVFWAYTMLLIVVLWALGKFIPLPAPLYIDTLLPQWHGVILALVCLLQFASSLIIDRRYETHIGRNYFWVIWYPMAYWLISLFTTLVALPKTLFKRRGKRATWVSPDRGIR, from the coding sequence ATGGACATGAGCCCCTGGCTGTATGCCCTGTTCCAGTTCGCCTTCTTCTACCCGATGGTGATGGCGTTCTTCTGGATGTCAGGCGGCCTGTACTACTTCTTCCGGCGCGAGCGGAAGTCGCGACCGCGCAACGATCCGCCGCCGATGGACAGCTACCCGTTCGCCACGCTGCTGATTCCCTGCCACAACGAATCGGACAACCTGGACGACACCATCGGCGCGGCACTGGCGCAGCGGTATCCGGATTTCGAAGTGATCGCCATCAACGATGGCAGCAGCGACGATACCGGCGCCCGCCTGGACGCATTGGCCGCCCTGCACCCGCGCCTGCGGGTGGTGCACCTGGACCGCAACCTGGGCAAGGCCAATGCACTGCGCATGGGCGCCCTGGCCTCGCGCTCGGAGTACCTGGTGTGCATCGACGGCGATGCGATGCTGGAAGAGTACGCCATGCACTGGATGGTCTGGCACCTGACCAGCGGCCCGCGCGTGGGTGCGGTGACCGGCAACCCGCGCATCCGCAACCGCTCCACGCTGCTGGGCCGCCTGCAGGTGGCCGAGTTCTCCTCGATCATCGGCATGATCAAGCGCGCGCAGCGCGTGTACGGGCGCATCTTCACCGTGTCCGGGGTGATTGCCGCGTTCCGTCGCACGGCCCTGCACCGCATCGGCTACTGGGCCGACGACATGGTGACCGAGGACATCGACATCAGCTGGCGCCTGCAGCTGGACCACTGGGACATCCGCTACGAACCCAACGCGCTGTGCTTCATCCTGATGCCGGAGACGCTGAAGGGCCTGTGGCGGCAGCGCCTGCGCTGGGCGCAGGGCGGCGTGGAAGTGCTGCTGCGGCACGGCACGTCGTTGTTCAGCTGGCGCAAGCGGCGCATGTGGGGCGTGCTGCTGGAGTACATCCTCAGCGTGTTCTGGGCGTACACCATGCTGCTGATCGTGGTGCTGTGGGCGCTGGGCAAGTTCATCCCGCTGCCGGCCCCGCTGTACATCGACACGCTGCTGCCGCAATGGCACGGCGTGATCCTGGCGCTGGTCTGCCTGCTGCAGTTCGCCAGCAGCCTGATCATCGATCGTCGTTACGAAACACACATTGGACGCAACTACTTCTGGGTCATCTGGTACCCGATGGCGTACTGGCTGATCAGCCTCTTCACTACCCTGGTGGCGTTGCCGAAGACGTTGTTCAAGCGCCGCGGCAAGCGTGCCACCTGGGTCAGCCCTGACCGGGGGATCCGATGA
- the pgaD gene encoding poly-beta-1,6-N-acetyl-D-glucosamine biosynthesis protein PgaD produces the protein MSTVRGTTKTKSSNRFDSRLIQKSRQQPRLQRTAWGFVTLAFWGFYFYLWAPLVTLVSWLLGGHLAYVQLYQHSQHVDPFVMIALPVILVCCSLLLIAWAEYNRFRFGGKERRAPREDSSRQDIARALGASDALAEQLMHAKAVTLHMDDNARPVGLTRQPML, from the coding sequence ATGAGCACCGTCCGCGGCACCACCAAGACAAAGTCGTCCAACCGCTTCGATTCGCGGTTGATCCAGAAGTCGCGCCAGCAGCCGCGCCTGCAGCGCACGGCCTGGGGCTTCGTGACCCTGGCGTTCTGGGGTTTCTACTTCTACCTGTGGGCACCGCTGGTGACCCTGGTTTCATGGCTGCTGGGCGGGCACCTGGCCTACGTGCAGCTGTACCAGCACAGCCAGCACGTGGATCCGTTCGTGATGATTGCGCTGCCGGTGATCCTGGTCTGCTGCTCGCTGCTGCTGATCGCCTGGGCCGAGTACAACCGTTTCCGCTTTGGTGGCAAGGAACGGCGTGCACCGCGCGAGGATTCCAGCCGCCAGGACATCGCCCGTGCACTGGGTGCGAGCGATGCGCTGGCCGAGCAGCTGATGCATGCGAAGGCGGTGACGCTGCACATGGATGACAACGCACGGCCGGTGGGACTGACGCGGCAGCCGATGTTGTAA
- a CDS encoding glutamate-5-semialdehyde dehydrogenase — protein MTGQQDTPMSEIEAQARACRDAAQVVAGLDSAARGKLLQAMAQALEMNAGLILAGNARDLAAAREKGVGSAMLDRLALDPARLFAMAEAVREVAALPDPAGQVTRDDVRPNGIRVQKVRVPLGVIAMIYEARPNVTAEAAALCLKAGNGVILRGGSEAIHSNTAIAQALAAALQANGVPPAAVTVLTDLRREAMLELLQLHELIDLAIPRGGEGLIRFVAEHARVPVIKHYKGVCHLFVDASADLDKAIGLLLDGKCSRPAACNSLETLLVHQDVADTFLPRAAQALGERGVQLRADGRAQPLLPGSTAATDEDYAAEFLDLVLAVRVVDDLDAAIAHIRTYTSDHTEVIATEDSGHAERFVNALRSAVVMVNASSRFSDGGQLGLGSEIGISTTRLHAYGPMGLEALTVERFVVRGEGQTR, from the coding sequence ATGACCGGACAGCAGGACACCCCCATGAGTGAGATTGAAGCGCAGGCACGTGCCTGCCGTGATGCGGCCCAGGTGGTTGCTGGCCTGGACAGCGCCGCACGCGGCAAGCTGCTGCAGGCCATGGCCCAGGCACTGGAAATGAACGCCGGGCTGATCCTGGCCGGCAATGCCCGTGACCTGGCGGCGGCACGCGAGAAGGGCGTCGGTAGCGCGATGCTCGACCGCCTTGCCCTGGACCCGGCGCGCCTGTTCGCGATGGCCGAGGCCGTGCGCGAAGTGGCCGCACTGCCGGACCCGGCGGGGCAGGTGACCCGCGACGACGTGCGCCCCAACGGCATCCGCGTACAGAAAGTACGCGTGCCGCTGGGCGTGATCGCGATGATCTACGAAGCGCGGCCGAACGTGACCGCCGAAGCGGCGGCGCTGTGCCTGAAGGCCGGCAACGGCGTGATCCTGCGCGGCGGCTCGGAGGCGATCCATTCCAACACCGCCATCGCCCAGGCACTGGCTGCGGCCCTGCAGGCCAATGGCGTGCCGCCGGCCGCAGTGACCGTGCTGACCGACCTGCGCCGCGAGGCGATGCTGGAGCTGCTGCAGCTGCACGAACTGATCGACCTGGCCATTCCCCGCGGTGGCGAAGGGCTGATCCGGTTCGTGGCCGAGCATGCACGCGTGCCGGTGATCAAGCACTACAAGGGTGTCTGCCACTTGTTCGTGGATGCCAGCGCCGACCTGGACAAGGCCATCGGCCTGCTGCTGGATGGCAAGTGCAGCCGCCCGGCGGCCTGCAATTCGCTGGAAACGCTGCTGGTCCACCAGGACGTGGCCGACACTTTCCTGCCGCGCGCGGCGCAGGCACTGGGCGAGCGTGGCGTGCAGCTGCGTGCCGACGGACGTGCGCAGCCGCTGCTGCCGGGCAGCACGGCCGCCACCGACGAGGATTACGCGGCGGAGTTTCTCGACCTGGTGCTGGCAGTACGGGTGGTGGATGATCTGGACGCTGCCATCGCCCACATCCGCACCTACACCTCCGACCACACCGAAGTGATCGCCACCGAAGACAGCGGCCATGCAGAGCGCTTCGTCAACGCGCTGCGTTCTGCCGTGGTGATGGTCAACGCGTCCTCGCGTTTCTCCGATGGGGGGCAGCTGGGGCTGGGCAGCGAGATCGGCATTTCCACCACGCGCCTGCATGCGTATGGGCCGATGGGCCTGGAAGCGCTGACGGTTGAACGTTTCGTGGTGCGCGGCGAAGGGCAGACGCGGTAG